From the genome of Halobacterium sp. R2-5:
TCGGGTGTCAGCGAGGATCCGACCTGCGGGATGGAGGGGAAAGACGAGTACACGCTCACGACCGACGGCGGCGAGACGCTGAAATTCTGCTCGGAGGGCTGTATGGAGACCTACCGCCAGGAGACGTCGAGTAGCGGCGGGTGGCGCGAGGAGTTGCTGTCGTGGGGCGGCTGGTACAAGGTCGGGAACCAGTACCGCAAGGAGTGGTCGATGATCTGGACGGACGTCGTCGCGGGCTTCCTGATCTCGGGGTTCGTCATCGTCTTCGTCCCGCAGTGGGTCTGGAACACGCTGTTCGTCCAGGGGGACGGCTTGCTCGTGACCGCAGAGAACGCGGTCATGGGCGTCGCTATCGCCGTCCTCAGTTTCGTCGGGAGCATGGGCAACGTCCCGTTCGCCGTCGCGCTCTGGGGCGGCGGCATCAGCTTCGCGGGCGTCATCGCGTTCGTCTACGCCGACCTCATCACGATTCCCGTGTTGAACGTCTACCGGAAGTACTACGGCTGGAAGATCATGCTGTACATCCTCGGCGTCTTCTTCGTGACGATGGCGTTCACCGGCTTCCTCATGGAGCTGCTGTTCGACGCGCTCGGCATCGTCCCGGACCTGGCCGGCGGCGAGACGGCGACCGAGCAGACGTACTTCGAGCTCAACTACACGTTCTACCTCAATATTATCGCCTTCGCGGTCTCCGGGTTCCT
Proteins encoded in this window:
- a CDS encoding permease; translated protein: MQVAILDGVLESLRIGFGFLWTAAWAIIMGLTVTSLVQVYVSKERMAQVLGDGDLNGLVKATAFGAASSGCSFGAVAIAKGLFKKGAHAVNFLAFMFASTNLIVELGLMILILLGWEFLVAELLGGLVLIAVMAVIVHLTLPETLFDEVREAMNERDRESGVSEDPTCGMEGKDEYTLTTDGGETLKFCSEGCMETYRQETSSSGGWREELLSWGGWYKVGNQYRKEWSMIWTDVVAGFLISGFVIVFVPQWVWNTLFVQGDGLLVTAENAVMGVAIAVLSFVGSMGNVPFAVALWGGGISFAGVIAFVYADLITIPVLNVYRKYYGWKIMLYILGVFFVTMAFTGFLMELLFDALGIVPDLAGGETATEQTYFELNYTFYLNIIAFAVSGFLLYVYRRGLGAPGQYRDPVCGMRTDDSEPAATHDGETYYFCSQTCKETFEEDPDEYATGHPMVMDDHDH